The Mytilus trossulus isolate FHL-02 unplaced genomic scaffold, PNRI_Mtr1.1.1.hap1 h1tg000463l__unscaffolded, whole genome shotgun sequence genome has a window encoding:
- the LOC134702455 gene encoding uncharacterized protein LOC134702455, producing MYLWFCNSCRSIVTGTMVAASLKTATFLNRGIKFIPLVLVGLVIAIIIVIVPYDRQILMSTTVTKVMQGMVSSVLQLNSNKNKTETSCQNCTNINPPSIIEPILQLNFNKNKTETSCQNCTKINPPSIIEPIFQNYYFPESKCDKKLLVYECAGICGGLGDREKGILSAFLLSLLTQRTFVVLHQTPCEIKKFFVPRIYDWSKCSAAVSKAKSKGFLMVNYIDAHGNLPQSFENLRGYDIWKEHVVVIHVNIRLNNRIMSHPIARETIPWILTSPPAFVMSQLWHALFKPETALLKHVTNFIKNCTLNNKRKLVAVHIRTGFLPKNFGVHVKNIFTFLDNYQDKSKFVLYIASDSEDIKNQAKKRYVNFASLNRHVVHIDHTRDGCGGMYTAVFEQLVLSRADVLVMTHSGFSRMAAYIRNKPDNIYLYQAKDKLNESFFEHITLESLPKMFPIS from the exons ATGTACCT ATGGTTCTGCAATAGCTGCCGATCAATTGTGACTGGAACTATGGTTGCGGCTTCGCTCAAGACAGCAACGTTTTTAAACAGAGGAATAAAGTTCATTCCGCTG GTGCTTGTTGGTTTGGTCATAGcaataattattgtaattgttCCGTACGATCGACAGATACTTATGTCAACAACCGTTACCAAGGTGATGCAAGGAATGGTCTCATCTGTCTTACAACTCAActctaacaaaaataaaacagagaCATCATGTCAAAACTGTACAAACATCAACCCTCCTTCCATTATAGAACCGATCTTACAACTcaacttcaacaaaaataaaaccgAGACATCATGTCAAAACTGTACAAAAATCAACCCTCCTTCCATTATAGAACCGATCTTTCAGAACTACTATTTTCCAGAGTCTAAGTGTGATAAAAAGTTATTGGTGTATGAATGTGCTGGAATTTGCGGAGGGCTTGGTGACAGAGAAAAGGGAATTTTGAGTGCATTTTTGCTATCTTTATTAACACAACGTACTTTTGTTGTACTTCATCAAACACCATGTGAAATTAAGAAGTTTTTTGTGCCACGAATATATGATTGGTCGAAATGCTCAGCAGCTGTATCAAAAGCTAAGTCAAAGGGATTTTTAATGGTCAACTACATTGATGCACATGGTAATCTGCCGCagagttttgaaaatttaagaggATATGACATATGGAAAGAACACGTGGTTGTTATACACGTTAACATTCGTTTAAATAATAGAATAATGAGCCATCCAATAGCAAGAGAAACCATACCATGGATTTTGACGTCGCCACCGGCGTTTGTCATGTCTCAATTGTGGCATGCGCTATTTAAACCGGAAACAGCCTTATTGAAACATGTAaccaacttcattaaaaactgtACATTAAATAACAAACGAAAGCTTGTTGCCGTTCACATTCGTACAGGATTTCTCCCGAAAAACTTTGGTGttcatgtaaaaaatatattcacatTTCTTGATAATTATCAAGACAAGTCAAAATTTGTCCTTTACATTGCATCTGATAGCGAGGATATAAAAAATCAAgcaaaaaaaagatatgtcaaCTTTGCTTCATTAAACAGACACGTTGTCCATATTGACCACACACGTGATGGATGTGGTGGTATGTACACAGCTGTTTTTGAACAACTGGTATTATCCAGGGCCGACGTACTAGTCATGACACACAGCGGGTTTTCTCGTATGGCGGCATATATCCGCAACAAGCCTgacaatatatatctttatcaaGCAAAAGATAAACTAAACGAGTCATTTTTTGAACACATTACCTTAGAATCACTGCCAAAAATGTTTCCGATAAGCTGA